A window of the Sabethes cyaneus chromosome 1, idSabCyanKW18_F2, whole genome shotgun sequence genome harbors these coding sequences:
- the LOC128738939 gene encoding lateral signaling target protein 2 homolog, producing MGNWLYAMNILALAVAAGGNREHKVHNIVLYPDKHSWCSTRNISQVISYPGCNQVTIDNNVCVGACFSYSIPHTEPSDPGEVIGPYCDSCQPSETSWHHVTLDCSENSNTNGDEEAKPTILVKRVQIIKNCSCTSCEKQTHKKHHHHHQEPNQIMQVPSTTASLIQNDIPELLEVVPYTENDTEPIHHSPVHSHQSGTHGTTYLQQHQLNHYEHNSHTDNVKKLLHQKISGLLKSIEETNSKHDREQLVEMIKLIKGSSDRNWDDLVESLQSENTILDFERLRNELEVDEDPEFFPKPGSPEQEDHERLLKHQFDILNHHSNQQSSNQYPPSSPSTHHHVAGEKLDQHHHLARGPHGALVITADEDDDVSRMNHGHEIKEKINIHPHELKPNHAGAILTYDNHHSEHPGGIGGGSAHHHHHHQHHLEGGHHHENSGEQSN from the exons ATGGGGAACTGGTTGTATGCGATGAATATTCTAGCGCTGGCAGTGGCGGCTGGCGGGAATAGAGAACATAAG GTCCACAACATAGTCTTGTATCCCGATAAACACTCGTGGTGTTCCACGCGTAACATAAGCCAAGTGATTAGTTATCCTGGCTGCAATCAGGTTACAATCGATAACAACGTCTGTGTGGGCGCATGCTTTAGCTATTCGATTCCACACACCGAACCATCGGACCCGGGTGAGGTCATTGGACCGTACTGCGATAGCTGTCAACCGTCGGAGACTTCGTGGCATCAT GTCACTTTAGATTGCTCAGAAAATTCTAACACCAACGGTGACGAAGAAGCGAAACCTACCATTTTGGTAAAACGAGTACAGATCATTAAAAATTGCTCGTGTACGTCCTGTGAAAAACAAACCCACAAGaagcatcatcaccatcatcaggaGCCCAACCAGATTATGCAGGTGCCATCGACTACGGCATCGTTGATACAGAATGACATTCCTGAGCTGCTCGAGGTGGTCCCCTACACCGAGAATGACACCGAACCCATTCATCATTCTCCGGTTCATTCTCACCAGAGCGGAACCCACGGTACGACTTACCTTCAGCAGCATCAGTTGAATCACTATGAGCACAACAGCCACACCGATAACGTGAAGAAACTGCTGCATCAAAAGATTAGTGGACTTCTAAAGAGCATCGAAGAAACGAACTCAAAACACGATCGTGAGCAATTGGTCGAAATGATCAAGCTAATCAAAGGCTCCAGTGATCGTAATTGGGATGACCTGGTTGAATCGCTTCAGTCGGAAAATACCATCCTAGACTTCGAACGTCTTCGAAATGAGCTGGAGGTCGACGAGGATCCGGAATTTTTCCCGAAACCCGGTAGCCCCGAACAGGAGGATCACGAGCGTCTGCTGAAACATCAGTTTGACATATTGAACCATCACTCTAATCAGCAATCCTCCAACCAGTATccaccatcatcaccatcaacGCATCACCACGTGGCTGGCGAAAAACTGGACCAGCATCACCATCTGGCACGGGGACCGCATGGAGCGTTAGTCATAACCGCCGATGAGGACGATGACGTTTCTCGGATGAACCACGGTCACGAGATTAAGGAAAAAATCAACATTCATCCCCACGAGCTGAAACCGAACCATGCTGGAGCGATCCTGACGTACGATAATCACCACAGTGAGCATCCGGGTGGGATTGGCGGTGGATCCgcccatcatcaccatcatcatcaacaccACTTAGAGGGCGGTCACCACCACGAAAACAGCGGCGAGCAGTCGAACTGA